GTCCATGCGATCGAAGCGATCGTGAACGATAGCAGGATCTTAAGGACATTCCTCAGGAACCTGATGAACTCGATAGGCCTCTTGGTATATGAGACATCTTTGGAGGATGAGATCGCTGCTTCCCTCCTGATGGACAGGCTGGGCCTGGACTTTGACGATAGTCTCCAGTATTACGTGGCGGAGAAGCTTGGGGTAGAAGCCATAGTGAGCTTCGATAGACACTTCGATGGATTGGAGATCCCTAGGAAGGAGCCTTCGGATTTCCTAAAGCGATAGTTCACTGGATAAACCT
This is a stretch of genomic DNA from Candidatus Korarchaeum sp.. It encodes these proteins:
- a CDS encoding PIN domain-containing protein codes for the protein MLLVDTNIFLELMLNQERADDCERFLAMISRGEMEGVVTKFSVHAIEAIVNDSRILRTFLRNLMNSIGLLVYETSLEDEIAASLLMDRLGLDFDDSLQYYVAEKLGVEAIVSFDRHFDGLEIPRKEPSDFLKR